A window of the Pseudoalteromonas sp. A25 genome harbors these coding sequences:
- a CDS encoding UDP-N-acetylglucosamine 4,6-dehydratase produces the protein MNNILSLIGREKELFTQDITKHRVELQRIVSKSRFLVLGGAGSIGQAVTKEIFKRNPAKLHVIDISENNMVELVRDIRSSFGYIDGEFKTFALDIGSTEYDAFIKADGQYDYVLNLSALKHVRSEKDPFTLMRMINVNVFNTDKTIQQSIDAGVKKYFCVSTDKAANPVNMMGASKRIMEMFLMRRSKEIDISTARFANVAFSDGSLLHGFNQRIEKQQPIVAPSDIKRYFVVPQESGELCIMSCIFGDNRDIFFPKLSESLHLITFADIAVKYLEQRGYEPHLCDNEQEARELAKTLPAQGKWPCLFTESDTTGEKDFEEFFTDKEELDMTRFENLGIIKNEPEYDQELLSLFEAQIANMKTEQAWSKEQIVELFFTMIPDFGHKETGKYLDSKM, from the coding sequence GTGAATAATATTTTATCTCTCATTGGTCGTGAAAAAGAACTTTTTACACAAGACATTACAAAACATAGAGTAGAATTACAGCGCATTGTATCAAAATCTCGTTTCTTGGTATTAGGCGGTGCAGGCTCTATAGGTCAAGCTGTAACAAAAGAGATCTTTAAACGTAACCCAGCCAAATTGCATGTTATAGACATCAGTGAAAATAACATGGTTGAATTAGTTCGCGATATCCGTAGTTCCTTTGGTTACATTGATGGTGAATTTAAAACATTTGCGCTCGATATAGGCTCGACAGAGTACGATGCTTTTATTAAAGCTGATGGCCAATATGATTATGTATTGAACCTATCTGCCTTAAAGCATGTACGAAGCGAAAAAGATCCGTTTACCCTCATGCGAATGATCAACGTTAATGTATTTAACACGGATAAAACAATCCAGCAGTCCATTGATGCTGGCGTTAAAAAGTACTTCTGTGTTTCGACAGACAAAGCCGCTAACCCCGTCAATATGATGGGCGCGTCAAAGCGCATTATGGAGATGTTCCTGATGCGCCGCAGCAAAGAAATTGATATTTCTACTGCAAGGTTTGCAAATGTGGCGTTTTCAGATGGCTCACTTTTACATGGCTTTAACCAACGCATCGAGAAGCAGCAGCCGATTGTCGCACCTAGCGATATCAAAAGATACTTTGTTGTACCGCAGGAGTCAGGCGAATTATGCATAATGTCATGCATCTTTGGGGATAATCGCGATATTTTCTTTCCAAAATTAAGTGAATCTTTACACCTAATTACTTTTGCAGATATCGCCGTTAAGTACCTTGAGCAAAGAGGATATGAACCACACTTGTGTGATAATGAACAAGAGGCAAGAGAGCTTGCGAAAACGCTACCAGCACAAGGCAAATGGCCTTGTCTTTTCACCGAAAGTGATACCACGGGTGAAAAGGATTTCGAAGAGTTCTTTACTGATAAAGAAGAACTGGATATGACTCGCTTTGAGAATCTGGGCATTATTAAAAATGAACCTGAATATGACCAAGAGTTATTGAGTCTTTTCGAAGCACAAATTGCGAATATGAAAACCGAACAGGCGTGGAGCAAAGAACAAATTGTCGAGCTGTTCTTTACCATGATCCCTGACTTTGGCCATAAAGAGACTGGCAAGTACCTTGATAGCAAAATGTAA
- a CDS encoding LegC family aminotransferase, whose translation MNAQLLVEFVRDQYKTQNFIPLHAPTFAGNEKAYVSETIDSTFVSSVGKFVGDFERKIEAFTGSPSAIATTNGTAALHTALYMADVQRGDLVITQALTFVATCNALFHMGAEPVFVDVSPISLGLCPKAVDNYLSEHAQLNEHGCVHKQTGQRIKAVVPMHTFGHPVELDELVEVCCKWQLTLVEDAAESLGSFYKGKHTGTFGDFSAVSFNGNKIITTGGGGMVLCKTSELGKRTKHITTTAKVPHPYEFFHDEPGFNYRLPNLNAALGCAQMESLNAYLSDKRALAERYSALFEGTEYNFVKEPKYAKSNYWLNAVICEDKAARDLLLKETNEAGIMTRPVWQLMHRLPAFSECLKGDLSHSLWFEERLVNIPSSPVNI comes from the coding sequence ATGAATGCACAATTACTGGTAGAGTTTGTACGCGATCAATACAAAACACAGAATTTTATCCCGTTACACGCTCCTACTTTTGCTGGTAATGAGAAAGCTTATGTGTCGGAGACTATCGATAGTACGTTTGTTTCTAGTGTGGGTAAGTTTGTTGGCGACTTTGAGCGTAAAATAGAGGCTTTTACTGGCAGCCCTAGCGCGATTGCAACAACGAATGGCACTGCGGCATTGCATACAGCCCTGTATATGGCTGATGTGCAACGTGGTGATTTAGTTATTACACAAGCGCTTACGTTTGTTGCGACGTGTAATGCATTATTCCATATGGGTGCGGAACCTGTTTTTGTAGATGTCTCGCCAATTAGTTTGGGCTTATGTCCAAAAGCTGTAGACAACTACTTATCAGAGCATGCGCAATTGAATGAACACGGTTGTGTGCATAAGCAAACAGGACAAAGAATCAAAGCAGTTGTCCCAATGCATACCTTTGGCCACCCCGTAGAGTTAGATGAACTGGTGGAAGTTTGCTGTAAATGGCAATTAACCTTAGTTGAAGATGCCGCAGAAAGTTTAGGTTCTTTTTATAAGGGGAAACATACCGGAACGTTTGGTGATTTTAGTGCGGTTAGCTTTAATGGAAACAAAATTATCACTACCGGCGGCGGTGGTATGGTTTTATGCAAAACCTCGGAGTTGGGCAAGCGTACCAAACACATAACAACCACAGCAAAAGTGCCACACCCCTACGAGTTCTTTCATGATGAGCCTGGTTTTAACTATCGTTTGCCAAATTTAAATGCGGCATTAGGCTGTGCACAAATGGAAAGTTTGAATGCTTATTTAAGTGACAAGCGAGCGCTGGCCGAGCGTTATAGTGCGCTGTTTGAAGGTACAGAATATAACTTTGTAAAAGAGCCTAAATATGCCAAATCGAACTATTGGCTGAATGCGGTGATTTGTGAAGATAAGGCAGCGAGAGATTTGTTGCTTAAGGAAACCAATGAAGCAGGGATTATGACTCGACCAGTCTGGCAATTAATGCATCGTCTTCCTGCTTTTAGTGAGTGTTTGAAAGGTGACTTGTCTCACTCGCTTTGGTTTGAAGAAAGGTTAGTGAATATACCTAGCAGCCCTGTGAACATATAA
- a CDS encoding PglD-related sugar-binding protein: MNEVYIVGAGGLAAELTEYVKDNNLKMEEQVSIKGYFDVSSKAYLENKFSSPYLGDERDYSFSKGSAVLIAIGDVKARNRCIEYFSNLDVLLPNFIHHSAFIASSVNMKGGNIICPNVIIGPNVILGQGNLINYSSAIPHDCHIGDVNVFSPNVQITGQTGIGSSNFFGTSVTCLPRIKIGDSNKIQAGIVVKKDIGNGRIIYCGSKNNDIKSHNL, encoded by the coding sequence ATGAATGAAGTATATATAGTTGGAGCAGGTGGGTTAGCTGCCGAGCTTACAGAGTATGTGAAAGATAACAATCTAAAAATGGAAGAACAAGTTTCTATTAAAGGTTATTTTGACGTCTCTAGTAAAGCATATTTAGAGAATAAATTTTCATCCCCTTACTTGGGGGATGAGAGAGATTACTCCTTTAGTAAAGGTAGCGCTGTACTTATAGCTATTGGGGATGTTAAAGCTAGAAATAGGTGTATTGAGTATTTTTCAAATCTTGACGTTTTACTACCAAACTTTATCCATCACTCAGCATTTATTGCTAGCTCAGTAAATATGAAAGGTGGCAATATTATTTGCCCAAATGTAATAATAGGGCCAAATGTTATTTTGGGACAAGGAAACTTAATAAACTACTCGAGTGCAATCCCTCATGATTGCCATATAGGGGATGTCAATGTATTTTCACCAAATGTTCAAATTACAGGTCAAACAGGAATTGGAAGCAGTAATTTTTTTGGGACATCTGTAACTTGCTTACCAAGAATTAAAATTGGTGATTCAAATAAAATTCAGGCTGGTATCGTTGTAAAAAAAGACATAGGAAATGGTCGTATTATTTATTGTGGTAGTAAGAACAATGATATCAAATCGCATAATTTGTGA
- a CDS encoding phosphopantetheine-binding protein yields MSIRNTIIETFHQVLNQTDSELLVPELHDDVQLLQSGLDSLGFAILVASLDEKLGFDPFTMMEEPLYPSTFSEFVGIYERMSPNK; encoded by the coding sequence ATGTCTATTAGAAATACAATTATTGAAACTTTCCATCAGGTTTTGAACCAAACTGATAGTGAGCTACTAGTTCCTGAATTACATGATGATGTACAGTTATTGCAGAGTGGTTTAGATTCGCTGGGCTTTGCTATTTTAGTTGCATCCCTAGATGAGAAATTAGGATTTGACCCATTCACGATGATGGAAGAGCCATTATACCCTTCAACTTTTAGTGAGTTTGTTGGTATTTACGAGAGAATGAGTCCGAATAAATAA
- a CDS encoding AMP-binding protein gives MDSIQNASLSVPSGRVAFIGENTRVFYDDLNQMVKHNAEALDRLRGATAVINGRARLELALLLFLLDGVAKRILFLPQDIEQAQRKEFFRLANVNFDVLINDGCIEVKEITPYQAGDVSAVVQTEWVIPTSGTTSTPKLVSHTFASLTRTAKKDIELGCNFVWGLVFDVYRFSGLQVLLQSLLSGSTLIVPEAESSMEEVVNLLCQHNCNTLSATPSFWRKMLMTKESKSIKFKNITLGGEIADSNILNALKSRYPEAGIRHIYASTEAGVGFSVNDGIAGFPCTYLDEDINGIKLKVDDRGILWLKPNTREQKYVNGAPMFDEDGFINTGDLVELKEERVYFLGRESGAINVGGNKVQPEEVERTILDSGLVSAAYVYAISNPMMGSLVCANIVAVEKGVKATELKKQVTIFCRERLENFKVPALLKMVEELEITNSGKLKR, from the coding sequence ATGGATAGTATACAAAACGCTAGCCTGAGCGTGCCATCAGGCCGTGTTGCGTTCATCGGTGAAAATACCAGAGTCTTTTATGACGATTTGAATCAAATGGTAAAGCACAATGCTGAAGCTCTTGACCGTTTACGTGGCGCTACGGCTGTCATTAATGGTAGAGCACGCTTAGAGTTAGCTTTGTTACTATTCCTATTGGATGGTGTTGCAAAGCGCATACTATTTCTTCCTCAAGATATAGAGCAAGCTCAACGCAAAGAGTTTTTTAGACTGGCAAACGTCAACTTTGATGTACTTATTAATGACGGGTGCATTGAGGTAAAAGAAATTACTCCATATCAAGCGGGAGATGTTTCCGCGGTTGTACAAACAGAGTGGGTGATACCAACTTCGGGCACTACAAGTACGCCCAAATTAGTATCCCATACGTTTGCAAGTTTAACCCGCACTGCAAAAAAAGATATTGAATTGGGCTGTAACTTCGTTTGGGGGCTGGTATTTGATGTATATCGTTTTTCCGGCTTACAGGTATTGCTTCAATCTTTATTAAGCGGCTCCACGTTGATCGTGCCAGAGGCTGAATCAAGTATGGAAGAAGTCGTAAACCTACTTTGCCAACATAATTGTAATACACTCTCGGCGACGCCATCATTTTGGCGGAAAATGCTGATGACCAAAGAATCCAAGAGCATAAAGTTCAAAAACATCACATTAGGTGGTGAAATAGCCGATAGCAATATCCTCAATGCGCTCAAGAGCCGATATCCGGAGGCTGGTATACGGCACATTTATGCTTCGACGGAAGCGGGAGTCGGGTTCTCAGTCAATGATGGCATAGCAGGCTTTCCGTGCACATATCTAGATGAAGATATCAATGGTATCAAACTAAAAGTAGATGATAGAGGTATTCTTTGGCTTAAGCCGAATACAAGAGAGCAAAAGTATGTTAATGGCGCCCCTATGTTTGACGAAGACGGCTTTATCAATACAGGTGACCTTGTTGAGTTGAAGGAAGAGCGTGTTTACTTCTTAGGTAGGGAGTCTGGTGCTATCAATGTTGGTGGTAACAAAGTTCAGCCAGAAGAAGTAGAAAGAACGATTCTTGATAGTGGGTTGGTAAGTGCAGCTTATGTTTACGCAATAAGCAATCCCATGATGGGCTCATTGGTCTGTGCGAATATTGTTGCTGTTGAAAAGGGCGTTAAAGCTACCGAACTGAAGAAGCAGGTTACTATATTTTGTCGAGAGAGGCTGGAGAATTTTAAAGTTCCCGCGTTGTTGAAAATGGTTGAAGAGTTAGAAATAACCAACAGTGGTAAGTTGAAGAGGTAA